One region of Oryza sativa Japonica Group chromosome 10, ASM3414082v1 genomic DNA includes:
- the LOC4347946 gene encoding homeobox-leucine zipper protein HOX15 encodes MAQDDEDVGLALGLSLGSGGHRRQRESRDEAPSSAAASLLTLRLPAESGGQPQVVVKREVVRAEEEEYEYEYERALYSSSAAAADDDEGCNSRKKLRLSKEQSALLEDRFKEHSTLNPKQKVALAKQLNLRPRQVEVWFQNRRARTKLKQTEVDCELLKRCCETLTEENRRLHRELQQLRALTHSTAAGFFMATTLPVPAATLSICPSCERLATAAAAGASPTAAADRTNKPTAPHLFSPFAKSAAC; translated from the exons ATGGCGCAAGATGATGAGGACGTGGGTCTAGCTCTGGGCCTCTCCCTGGGCTCCGGCGGCCACAGGCGGCAGAGAGAAAGTAGAGACGAagcgccgtcgtcggcggcggcgtccctgCTGACGCTGAGGCTCCCGGCAGAGAGCGGGGGGCAGCCGCAGGTGGTGGTGAAGAGGGAGGTGGTGCGGGCGGAAGAGGAGGAGTACGAATACGAGTACGAGAGGGCGCTCTACTCGtcgtcggctgcggcggcggacgacgacgagggctgCAACAGCCGGAAGAAGCTGAGGCTGAGCAAGGAGCAGTCGGCTCTGCTGGAGGATCGCTTCAAGGAGCATAGCACTCTCAACCCT AAGCAAAAGGTTGCTTTGGCGAAGCAGCTAAACCTGAGGCCAAGGCAAGTTGAGGTGTGGTTCCAAAACAGAAGAGCCAG GACGAAGCTGAAGCAGACGGAGGTGGATTGCGAGCTTCTGAAGCGCTGCTGCGAGACGCTGACGGAGGAGAACCGACGCCTCCATCGTGAGCTCCAGCAGCTCAGGGCTCTGACccactccaccgccgccggcttcttcatggccaccaccctccccgtccccgccgccacGCTCTCCATCTGCCCCTCCTGCGagcgcctcgccaccgccgccgccgccggagcttcccccaccgccgccgccgaccgcacCAACAAGCCCACCGCCCCGCACTTGTTCAGCCCTTTCGCCAAGTCCGCCGCCTGCTAG